A window of the Mucilaginibacter sp. cycad4 genome harbors these coding sequences:
- a CDS encoding M13 family metallopeptidase, with protein sequence MNRKTQSLSIIAAALGTLLSACSQNDKTKAYEAGDPVIHNMDTTVKPGDDFFKYANGTWLRKNPIPAAYASWGIGNVVQEELRDKMKKINEDALKASAAKGSNTQKIGDFYFSGMDTVNIEKQGLSPLKDELDKIDRVTDIKNLVEEFAHLQRIGVTQPIGAYVGQDAKNSAKMALGLYQSGIGMPNRDYYFNKDEHSVAIRTDYQNKYLPAMFKLAGLSADKAITAAKKTYSLETFLADSSRKLEDLRDPYHNYNKMTLAALSRLAPDIDWKSTFEKMDYKNADTVIVGQPEYYRALNKALKTFTIDDWKNYLRNNLITTFGPYLSKPFDQEVFRFYDKVIYGSTAQLPRWKRVLDTENGLMGEVLGQIFVKEYFPEKTKERYVKLVEEMRTSFKEHIEKLDWMSPETKEKAYYKLSKVVPKVGYPDKWKDFSTLEINRGPYALNVLRANEWWHNFSAAKLGKPVDRTEWDITPQTYNAYYNPSNNEIVLPAGIFTIPGYKDENIDDAIIYGYAAASTIGHEMTHGFDDQGRQFDAAGNLKAWWKPQDSVKFSQRAKMLIDQFNGYSIYGLHVNGKATQGENIADLGGIVIGLDAFKKTQQYKEGKLINGLTPLQRYFLGYSLGWLTQDRKESLSSQILTNEHAPGFMRVNGPFTDVPEFYEAFHIKKGDKMWIDPDKRVKIW encoded by the coding sequence ATGAACAGAAAAACCCAGTCCTTATCTATAATTGCCGCCGCGCTTGGTACTTTGCTTAGCGCCTGCAGCCAAAACGACAAAACAAAAGCTTACGAAGCCGGCGACCCCGTGATCCATAATATGGACACCACTGTAAAACCTGGCGATGACTTCTTTAAATATGCTAACGGCACCTGGCTGCGCAAAAATCCTATTCCGGCGGCGTACGCCTCATGGGGCATCGGCAATGTTGTGCAGGAAGAACTGCGCGACAAGATGAAGAAGATCAACGAGGACGCGCTTAAAGCCAGTGCTGCCAAAGGCAGCAACACTCAAAAAATAGGCGATTTTTATTTCAGCGGGATGGATACCGTTAACATAGAAAAGCAGGGCCTGTCACCGCTGAAGGATGAACTGGATAAAATTGACCGGGTAACAGATATCAAAAACCTGGTTGAGGAGTTTGCCCATTTGCAAAGAATCGGCGTTACACAACCTATCGGCGCTTATGTGGGGCAGGATGCCAAAAACAGTGCAAAAATGGCTTTGGGTTTATACCAGTCGGGCATTGGTATGCCAAACCGCGATTATTATTTTAATAAAGATGAGCATAGCGTAGCCATCCGTACCGACTATCAAAATAAATATCTGCCTGCGATGTTTAAACTGGCGGGTTTATCTGCCGATAAAGCAATTACCGCCGCAAAGAAAACTTATTCGTTGGAAACCTTCCTGGCCGATAGCAGCCGCAAGCTGGAAGATCTGCGAGATCCTTATCATAATTATAACAAAATGACGCTTGCTGCCCTGAGCAGGCTGGCCCCGGATATCGACTGGAAATCCACTTTTGAAAAGATGGATTACAAAAATGCCGATACCGTAATTGTAGGGCAGCCCGAGTATTACAGGGCACTTAATAAAGCACTAAAAACTTTTACTATAGACGATTGGAAAAATTACCTGCGCAACAACCTGATTACCACCTTTGGGCCATATCTGAGCAAACCATTTGATCAGGAGGTGTTTCGGTTTTATGACAAGGTGATCTATGGCAGCACAGCCCAGCTTCCGCGCTGGAAAAGGGTGCTGGATACAGAAAACGGTTTGATGGGCGAGGTATTAGGGCAAATCTTCGTAAAAGAATATTTTCCCGAAAAAACAAAAGAGCGCTATGTAAAACTGGTTGAAGAAATGCGTACCAGCTTTAAAGAGCATATTGAAAAGCTGGATTGGATGAGCCCTGAAACCAAGGAGAAAGCTTACTATAAATTATCAAAAGTTGTCCCTAAAGTTGGTTACCCTGATAAATGGAAGGATTTTTCAACCTTAGAGATCAACCGCGGCCCATATGCCCTTAATGTTTTGCGGGCAAACGAGTGGTGGCATAATTTCAGTGCAGCAAAGTTGGGCAAACCTGTCGACCGTACAGAGTGGGACATTACACCGCAAACCTATAACGCTTACTACAACCCATCCAACAACGAAATTGTATTGCCTGCCGGCATTTTTACCATTCCGGGCTACAAGGATGAGAATATTGACGATGCCATTATTTACGGCTATGCAGCTGCCTCGACCATTGGCCACGAAATGACCCACGGTTTTGATGACCAGGGCCGCCAGTTTGACGCTGCCGGAAACCTGAAGGCCTGGTGGAAACCGCAGGACTCAGTAAAATTTAGTCAGCGTGCCAAAATGCTTATCGACCAGTTTAATGGTTACAGCATTTACGGTTTGCATGTAAACGGCAAAGCCACCCAGGGCGAAAACATCGCCGACCTTGGCGGCATTGTAATAGGTCTTGATGCGTTCAAAAAAACACAGCAATATAAAGAGGGTAAACTCATTAACGGATTAACACCGTTACAGCGCTACTTTTTAGGATACTCATTAGGCTGGCTGACGCAGGATAGGAAGGAATCGCTTTCAAGCCAGATCCTCACCAATGAGCACGCTCCGGGTTTTATGAGGGTTAACGGCCCATTTACCGATGTGCCTGAGTTTTATGAGGCTTTCCATATTAAAAAAGGCGATAAAATGTGGATAGACCCGGATAAAAGGGTGAAGATTTGGTAA
- a CDS encoding helix-turn-helix transcriptional regulator, which yields MLLTDFEYLNNTDSAFKRKVALQIKTLRKQNQVTQEKFFNETHINIARLESGIIDIRLETLRKICYYFNVSLAGFFQEI from the coding sequence ATGCTTTTAACTGATTTTGAATATCTTAACAACACTGATAGCGCATTTAAACGCAAAGTTGCCTTGCAGATTAAAACTTTACGCAAGCAAAATCAGGTTACCCAGGAGAAGTTTTTTAACGAAACGCACATAAATATTGCCCGGCTCGAATCCGGTATTATTGATATCAGGTTGGAAACACTTCGTAAAATTTGTTATTATTTTAACGTTTCCTTAGCAGGTTTTTTCCAGGAGATATAA
- a CDS encoding NADP-dependent glyceraldehyde-3-phosphate dehydrogenase — translation MSFKTQLSSIFIDENNIPPEFQIEEVHQREYLSGGEMKSWTGEVSEVYSPIGFWAEDGTFTRKLIGTYPVCTEKEAFEALDAALEAYDNGRGEWPTMSIADRIKCMEHFIYKMSEQRTLVVKLLMWEIGKSYADSAKEFDRTIEYINATIDALKDIDRQSSRFEMAEGLVAQVRRSPLGVVLCMGPFNYPLNETFTTLIPALIMGNTILFKPPKHGTLLHYPLLKAFQESFPKGVVNTIYGRGAVVTPGLMSSGKVNVLAFIGSSKVANDLKKRHPKINRLRAVLSLDAKNAAIVTKHADLQQAVSECILGSLSFNGQRCTAIKVIFVHKAVADEFLKLLSEAVAKLKFGLPWEKDVKLTPLPEPHKPAYLTDIVNDALDNGAKVINDNGGETSASFFFPAIVYPVNENMKLYREEQFGPVIPVIPFEDIEEPITYQIDSPHGMQVSIFSNNAKEISSLIDPFVNLVSRVNINSQCQRGPDVFPFTGRKDSAEGTLSVHDALRSFSIRSLVTTKMTETNKNIINEIVNDNNSNFLSTKFIL, via the coding sequence ATGAGTTTTAAAACCCAGCTCAGTTCAATTTTTATTGATGAAAATAATATCCCCCCCGAATTTCAGATTGAAGAAGTACACCAGCGCGAATACCTGAGCGGTGGCGAAATGAAATCATGGACCGGTGAAGTAAGTGAAGTTTACTCGCCTATCGGTTTTTGGGCAGAGGACGGTACTTTTACCCGTAAGCTGATTGGCACCTACCCGGTTTGCACCGAAAAAGAAGCTTTTGAAGCCCTGGATGCCGCCCTTGAAGCCTATGACAATGGCCGCGGCGAATGGCCCACCATGAGCATTGCCGACCGTATTAAATGCATGGAGCACTTTATTTACAAAATGAGCGAACAGCGTACGCTGGTGGTAAAACTGCTGATGTGGGAAATAGGCAAATCATACGCCGATTCGGCTAAAGAATTTGACCGTACTATTGAATACATCAATGCCACCATCGACGCATTAAAAGATATCGACCGCCAGTCGTCACGCTTTGAAATGGCCGAAGGGTTGGTGGCCCAGGTCCGCCGTTCGCCCCTGGGTGTAGTGCTTTGCATGGGGCCATTTAATTACCCGCTAAACGAAACATTCACTACGCTGATCCCCGCGCTGATCATGGGGAACACCATTTTATTTAAACCGCCTAAACACGGTACACTGCTGCATTACCCATTGCTAAAAGCGTTCCAGGAATCATTCCCTAAAGGCGTAGTGAACACCATTTATGGCAGGGGCGCCGTGGTAACACCCGGGCTGATGTCATCGGGCAAGGTGAATGTGCTGGCTTTCATTGGATCAAGCAAAGTAGCAAATGATTTGAAAAAGCGTCACCCTAAAATTAATCGTTTAAGGGCTGTTTTAAGCCTGGATGCCAAGAACGCTGCCATCGTAACAAAACACGCAGACCTGCAGCAGGCCGTAAGCGAGTGTATTTTAGGTTCGCTATCATTTAACGGCCAGCGTTGTACTGCTATTAAAGTGATATTTGTACATAAAGCCGTTGCCGATGAGTTTTTAAAACTGTTAAGTGAGGCCGTTGCCAAACTTAAGTTCGGCCTGCCCTGGGAAAAAGACGTAAAACTTACCCCGCTCCCCGAACCTCATAAACCGGCTTACCTTACCGATATTGTAAATGACGCCTTAGACAACGGCGCAAAAGTGATTAACGACAACGGAGGTGAAACATCGGCTTCGTTCTTTTTCCCGGCCATAGTTTACCCGGTTAATGAAAATATGAAACTGTACCGCGAAGAGCAATTTGGCCCGGTGATCCCGGTAATTCCTTTTGAGGATATTGAGGAGCCGATCACTTACCAGATAGATTCACCGCATGGTATGCAGGTGAGTATTTTCAGTAATAATGCCAAAGAAATTTCGTCACTTATCGATCCCTTTGTGAATTTAGTGAGCCGCGTAAACATCAACAGTCAGTGCCAGCGCGGCCCGGATGTTTTTCCGTTCACCGGGCGCAAGGACAGTGCCGAGGGAACTCTTTCGGTACATGATGCTTTAAGATCGTTCTCAATCCGTTCGTTGGTAACTACCAAAATGACCGAAACCAATAAAAACATCATCAACGAAATTGTGAATGACAATAACTCCAATTTCCTGAGCACGAAGTTTATATTGTAG